Proteins encoded by one window of Martelella endophytica:
- a CDS encoding alpha-D-glucose phosphate-specific phosphoglucomutase, translating into MTTIATTPFDDQKPGTSGLRKKVPVFSQPHYAENFIQSVFDSLDDYAGKTLVIGGDGRYLNRTVIQTAIKMAAANGFGKVMVGKGGILSTPAASNMIRKYQAFGGIILSASHNPGGPNEDFGIKYNTGNGGPAPEKITDAIFERSKLIDRYRISEAPDVPLDEIGIYTVDDMEVEVFDPVADYAELMEELFDFDTIRTFLANGFEIAFDAMSAVTGPYAKEILENRLGAPEGTVRNFTPLEDFGGHHPDPNLVHAKELYDEVMSEGGPAFGAASDGDGDRNMVVGKGIFITPSDSLAVLAANAHLAPAYKGGLAGIARSMPTSQAADRVAEKLGIGAYETPTGWKFFGNLLDAGKATLCGEESFGTGSNHVREKDGLWAVLLWLNILAMRGESAYDIVKSHWAEYGRNYYSRHDYEGIDTDAANGLMDALRDKLETLPGTTFGELTVAEADDFAYHDPVDGSVSKKQGVRIMFESGSRVVFRLSGTGTSGATLRVYLEHYEPDPAKHDQDTQETLAELIAYAEHIAGIVARTGRTEPTVIT; encoded by the coding sequence ATGACCACGATCGCGACCACGCCCTTTGACGACCAGAAGCCCGGCACATCCGGCCTGCGCAAGAAAGTGCCGGTATTCTCCCAGCCGCACTATGCGGAAAACTTCATCCAGTCTGTATTCGACAGCCTCGATGACTATGCCGGCAAGACGCTGGTGATCGGTGGCGACGGCCGCTATCTGAACCGCACCGTGATCCAGACCGCGATCAAGATGGCGGCTGCCAACGGCTTCGGCAAGGTGATGGTCGGCAAGGGCGGCATCCTGTCGACGCCGGCCGCATCCAACATGATCCGCAAGTATCAGGCTTTCGGTGGCATCATCCTGTCGGCAAGCCACAATCCCGGCGGCCCGAACGAGGATTTCGGCATCAAGTACAACACCGGCAATGGCGGCCCGGCCCCGGAAAAGATCACAGACGCGATCTTCGAGCGCTCCAAGCTGATCGACCGCTACCGGATATCCGAAGCCCCAGACGTCCCGCTTGACGAGATCGGCATCTATACGGTCGACGACATGGAGGTCGAGGTCTTCGACCCGGTCGCCGACTATGCCGAACTGATGGAAGAGCTGTTCGACTTCGACACGATCCGCACCTTCCTCGCCAACGGTTTCGAGATCGCCTTTGACGCCATGAGCGCGGTGACCGGGCCTTACGCCAAGGAAATTCTCGAAAACCGCCTCGGCGCGCCCGAAGGCACCGTCCGCAATTTCACGCCGCTTGAGGATTTCGGCGGGCATCACCCGGACCCGAACCTGGTCCATGCCAAGGAACTCTATGACGAGGTGATGAGCGAGGGCGGACCCGCCTTCGGCGCCGCCTCCGACGGCGACGGCGACCGCAACATGGTGGTCGGCAAGGGCATCTTCATCACGCCCTCCGACAGTCTCGCCGTGCTCGCCGCCAACGCCCATCTGGCACCCGCCTACAAGGGTGGCCTTGCCGGGATCGCTCGTTCGATGCCGACGAGCCAGGCCGCCGACCGTGTCGCCGAAAAGCTCGGCATCGGCGCCTACGAGACGCCGACCGGCTGGAAGTTCTTCGGCAACCTGCTCGACGCCGGCAAGGCAACGCTTTGCGGCGAGGAAAGCTTTGGCACGGGCTCCAACCATGTGCGCGAGAAAGACGGGCTCTGGGCCGTGCTGCTCTGGCTCAACATCCTCGCCATGCGTGGCGAGAGCGCCTATGACATCGTCAAGTCGCACTGGGCCGAATATGGCCGCAACTACTACTCGCGCCACGACTATGAAGGCATAGACACGGACGCCGCCAACGGCCTGATGGATGCGCTGCGCGACAAGCTCGAAACCCTGCCCGGAACCACGTTCGGCGAACTCACGGTCGCCGAGGCCGATGATTTCGCCTATCACGATCCGGTCGATGGGTCCGTATCAAAGAAACAGGGCGTTCGGATCATGTTCGAAAGCGGCTCCCGCGTGGTCTTCCGCCTGTCGGGCACCGGCACCTCGGGCGCGACGTTGCGCGTCTATCTCGAACACTACGAGCCCGATCCGGCCAAACACGATCAGGACACGCAGGAAACGCTTGCCGAGCTGATTGCCTATGCCGAGCATATCGCCGGGATCGTCGCCCGCACCGGACGGACCGAACCAACCGTCATCACCTGA
- the glgX gene encoding glycogen debranching protein GlgX, translating to MTSSRDKTPGVRVSDRGVEFSVYSENASGMELCLFDTAGTETARLPMAHERGSLFSLFVDGLKPGQRYGYRAYGPWEPMRGQWFDPAKLLVDPYAREIDRPYVFDDKLLEFGVDTADIVPRAIVVADAPTAPGHIPFPDGGLIYEANIKALTMLNPHVPESVRGTVAALGHPAVIEHLQTLGVDAIELMPVTAWIDERHLKPLGLTNSWGYNPVTFMALDPRLCPGGFAELRGAVEALHAAGIGVILDLVFNHTGESDQFGGVLSLRGLDSRTYYRHAADDPSVLINDTGCGNTVACDHPVVRELILDSLRTFVTQAGIDGFRFDLAPILGRTAQGFDTHAETLSAILTDPVLKDRTMIAEPWDIGPGGYQLGHFPAPFLEWNDRARDDLRRFWRGDEYLTGRLADALSGSSHIFSVRDAHVTRSVNFIAAHDGFSLTDITAYVHKHNGPNGENNRDGHDENYSWNNGIEGETDNPVVLERRKQDAKALLASLFASRGAIMLKAGDEGGHSQKGNNNAYCQDNETTWLDWKMLDYELIEYTAMLSEMRKRFSVFSETEFFATGEVEWLRPDGQAMAVADWEAPRCDCLSVVLDTEDRTAGYRTRLAVLINRSHEDAIFTLPERDDHGWHMVVGEKQGAVDIALAPRSVSFYAEKLSENGSWTGLGADAAALHRGN from the coding sequence ATGACCAGCAGTCGAGACAAAACGCCCGGTGTGAGGGTTTCAGACCGGGGCGTCGAATTTTCCGTGTATTCGGAAAACGCCTCCGGCATGGAGCTCTGCCTGTTCGACACGGCCGGCACGGAAACCGCGCGCCTGCCGATGGCGCATGAGCGCGGATCGCTGTTCTCGCTCTTCGTCGACGGACTGAAGCCGGGCCAGCGCTACGGTTACCGCGCCTATGGTCCGTGGGAGCCGATGCGCGGGCAATGGTTCGACCCCGCCAAGCTTCTCGTCGACCCCTATGCGCGGGAAATCGACCGGCCTTATGTCTTCGACGACAAGCTTCTGGAATTCGGCGTCGACACCGCCGACATCGTGCCGAGGGCGATCGTCGTTGCCGATGCGCCCACCGCGCCCGGCCATATTCCCTTTCCCGATGGCGGCCTGATCTACGAGGCGAACATCAAGGCGTTGACGATGCTCAACCCGCACGTTCCCGAGAGCGTTCGCGGCACCGTCGCGGCGCTCGGCCATCCCGCCGTCATCGAACATCTTCAGACGCTCGGCGTCGATGCGATCGAGCTGATGCCGGTCACCGCCTGGATCGACGAGCGCCACCTGAAGCCGCTCGGGCTCACCAATTCCTGGGGGTACAACCCGGTCACTTTCATGGCGCTCGACCCGCGGCTCTGCCCCGGTGGCTTTGCCGAACTGCGCGGCGCGGTCGAGGCCCTGCACGCGGCCGGCATTGGGGTGATCCTCGATCTCGTCTTCAACCACACCGGCGAAAGCGACCAGTTCGGCGGCGTGCTCAGCCTGCGCGGCCTCGACAGTCGCACCTATTATCGCCATGCGGCGGACGACCCATCGGTGCTGATCAATGACACCGGCTGCGGCAACACGGTCGCCTGCGATCATCCGGTCGTCCGCGAGCTGATCCTCGACAGCCTGCGCACCTTCGTCACCCAGGCCGGCATTGATGGCTTCCGCTTCGATCTGGCACCGATCCTCGGCCGCACAGCGCAAGGCTTCGACACTCATGCCGAAACGCTGTCAGCGATCCTCACCGACCCGGTGCTGAAGGACCGCACGATGATTGCGGAGCCTTGGGACATCGGTCCGGGCGGCTATCAGCTCGGCCATTTCCCAGCGCCCTTCCTCGAGTGGAACGACCGGGCGCGCGATGACCTGCGCCGTTTCTGGCGCGGCGACGAATATCTGACCGGCCGGCTTGCCGACGCGCTTTCCGGCTCGTCGCACATCTTCTCGGTGCGCGATGCGCATGTGACGCGCTCGGTGAACTTCATTGCCGCCCATGACGGCTTCTCGCTTACCGACATCACCGCCTACGTGCACAAGCACAACGGCCCGAACGGCGAGAACAACCGCGACGGCCACGACGAGAACTATTCCTGGAACAACGGTATTGAGGGTGAGACGGACAATCCCGTCGTTCTGGAGCGGCGCAAGCAGGATGCGAAGGCACTGCTTGCCTCGCTCTTTGCCAGCCGCGGCGCGATCATGCTGAAGGCCGGCGACGAAGGCGGGCACAGCCAGAAGGGCAACAACAACGCCTATTGCCAGGACAACGAGACCACCTGGCTCGACTGGAAGATGCTGGATTACGAGCTGATCGAGTATACCGCCATGCTCTCGGAAATGCGCAAGCGTTTCTCGGTATTTTCGGAGACCGAGTTCTTCGCCACCGGCGAGGTCGAATGGCTGAGGCCGGACGGCCAGGCGATGGCTGTCGCCGACTGGGAAGCTCCGCGATGCGACTGCCTCAGCGTCGTGCTTGACACCGAAGACCGGACCGCCGGCTACCGGACCCGGCTTGCGGTGCTGATCAACCGTTCGCACGAGGATGCGATCTTCACCCTGCCGGAGCGCGACGATCACGGCTGGCACATGGTTGTCGGCGAAAAGCAGGGCGCGGTCGACATCGCCCTTGCACCGAGATCGGTATCGTTTTATGCGGAGAAGCTTTCTGAAAACGGCTCGTGGACGGGCCTCGGGGCCGATGCGGCGGCACTCCACAGGGGAAACTGA
- a CDS encoding MaoC family dehydratase, translating into MPIEISLSDVKGFVGHEVGVSRWFTVDQSMIDTFANATLDHQFIHTDPERARAETPFGGTIAHGFLTLSLLSAMNFDCVPKVREQTMGINFGFDKVRFMTPVKSGAQVRGHFVLKDARFRGAELLAINYAVSVEIEGERKPALTADWITLIQFDAADRPETV; encoded by the coding sequence ATGCCCATCGAGATTTCGCTTTCCGACGTGAAGGGGTTCGTCGGCCATGAGGTCGGTGTGTCGCGCTGGTTCACCGTCGACCAGTCGATGATCGACACCTTCGCCAATGCAACCCTGGATCACCAGTTCATCCACACCGACCCGGAGCGCGCCCGCGCCGAAACGCCGTTCGGCGGCACCATCGCCCACGGTTTCCTGACGCTCTCGCTGCTGTCGGCGATGAACTTCGATTGCGTGCCGAAGGTCCGCGAACAGACCATGGGCATCAATTTCGGCTTCGACAAGGTGCGCTTCATGACGCCGGTGAAGAGCGGCGCGCAGGTGCGCGGCCATTTTGTGCTGAAGGACGCCCGCTTCCGGGGCGCCGAACTGCTCGCCATCAACTATGCCGTCAGCGTCGAGATCGAGGGCGAGCGCAAGCCGGCCCTCACCGCCGACTGGATCACGCTCATCCAGTTCGACGCCGCCGACCGCCCGGAAACGGTGTAG
- a CDS encoding DUF2332 domain-containing protein translates to MVANVAIRAAFERQARACDDLGSPFTARLCRLAADQLSGPGEIASLVEAWPETRVVADALALRFCGALHALKRQGYAPLAAVYPPQQADDGSLWQAVEQALSQHHGFIATRMESAPQTNEVRRSAALFPAFAAIAARFPGKPLILSEVGASAGLNLLWDRFGYRFDGTDYLPASGEAPFTTAPDWSGPLPPHAAITVKERAGCDLNPLSAQSPEDCERLLSYIWADQADRLERTEKALQLARETDITVEKADAVSWLDERLAAPRSGAVHVVYHTIAWQYLPDHAQREGLRLIAEAGARAGEDAPLCHLAMEADNAGRGAGLTLTVWPDGETHALGRADFHGRWVEWQGLA, encoded by the coding sequence ATGGTCGCCAACGTTGCAATCCGTGCGGCCTTCGAACGGCAGGCGCGGGCCTGCGACGACCTCGGCTCTCCCTTCACCGCCCGTCTCTGCCGGCTTGCCGCCGACCAACTCTCGGGACCCGGCGAAATCGCCTCGCTTGTCGAAGCCTGGCCGGAAACCCGCGTCGTGGCGGATGCGCTGGCGCTGCGTTTCTGCGGCGCATTGCATGCGTTGAAACGGCAGGGTTATGCGCCGCTTGCCGCCGTCTACCCGCCGCAACAGGCCGATGACGGAAGCCTGTGGCAGGCTGTCGAACAGGCGCTTTCGCAACATCATGGCTTCATCGCCACCCGCATGGAATCCGCGCCGCAGACGAACGAAGTGCGCCGCTCCGCAGCACTTTTTCCCGCCTTTGCCGCTATCGCCGCACGCTTCCCAGGCAAGCCGCTGATCCTGTCCGAGGTCGGCGCCTCAGCCGGGCTCAATCTGTTGTGGGACCGTTTCGGCTACCGGTTCGATGGCACGGACTATCTCCCGGCTTCGGGAGAAGCACCGTTCACGACCGCGCCCGACTGGTCTGGCCCGCTGCCGCCGCATGCCGCAATCACCGTAAAAGAGCGTGCAGGCTGCGACCTCAATCCGCTTAGCGCCCAAAGTCCCGAAGATTGTGAACGCCTGCTGTCCTATATCTGGGCCGATCAGGCGGACCGGCTGGAAAGGACCGAAAAGGCCCTTCAGCTCGCCCGCGAAACCGACATCACCGTCGAGAAGGCCGACGCCGTTTCGTGGCTTGATGAGCGGCTTGCAGCACCGCGCAGTGGCGCCGTTCATGTCGTCTATCACACCATCGCCTGGCAATATCTGCCGGACCACGCTCAGCGGGAGGGCCTGCGGCTGATCGCCGAGGCCGGCGCGCGCGCCGGCGAAGACGCACCGCTCTGCCATCTCGCCATGGAAGCCGATAACGCCGGCCGGGGTGCGGGATTGACGCTCACGGTTTGGCCGGACGGCGAGACCCACGCCCTCGGGCGCGCCGATTTTCACGGTCGCTGGGTCGAGTGGCAGGGGCTGGCATAG
- a CDS encoding sarcosine oxidase subunit gamma: protein MAEQRALPLEGVYGGSGLARLVVAGPASRLSLRAGEAAVAGLSGMLDISLPTVPLTATRGDGRYAFWLGPDEWLVIDEVGGDLGEALGPAAAPYSAVDISHRNVAIMVDGPGAVATLNAGSPLDLRLEKFPVGKVTRTVLGKAEIVLYRKDENTFRVECWRSFAPYVFALLDQGAKDAAF, encoded by the coding sequence ATGGCTGAACAACGCGCTCTGCCACTCGAAGGTGTCTATGGCGGTTCCGGGCTTGCCCGGCTGGTCGTGGCCGGCCCGGCGAGCCGGCTCTCTCTGCGGGCTGGCGAGGCGGCTGTTGCAGGCCTTTCGGGCATGCTCGACATCAGCCTGCCGACCGTGCCGCTGACGGCGACGCGTGGCGATGGCCGTTATGCCTTCTGGCTCGGCCCGGACGAATGGCTGGTGATCGACGAGGTCGGCGGCGATCTCGGCGAGGCTCTCGGCCCCGCAGCCGCGCCCTATTCCGCGGTCGATATCTCCCATCGCAATGTCGCGATCATGGTCGATGGCCCGGGCGCGGTGGCAACGCTCAATGCGGGCAGCCCGCTCGACCTGCGACTGGAAAAATTCCCCGTCGGCAAGGTCACCCGCACCGTGCTGGGCAAGGCCGAGATCGTGCTCTACCGCAAGGACGAAAACACCTTTCGCGTGGAATGCTGGCGCTCGTTCGCCCCTTACGTCTTTGCCCTGCTTGATCAGGGTGCGAAGGACGCGGCGTTCTGA
- a CDS encoding sarcosine oxidase subunit alpha, with translation MSGAFRIAGKGRLTPAKTVRFSFDGKTYTALEGDTLASALLANGIHLVGRSYKYHRPRGFLTAGSEEPNALFDIARDSARRQPNVRGPVQEVFDGMKAGSQNRWPSLSFDVGAVNDFLSPFLIAGFYYKTFMWPRAAWHKLYEPAIRRAAGLGEAPKEEDPDHYACRYIHCDVLVVGAGLAGLTAALSAARTGKDVILCDEKPEPGGALQYESETTIDGQPGYQWAIDTLNVLESMPNVRYLPRTTAFGYYNHNFLGLAERLTDHLPSAKADGPRERLWQVRAEKVVLATGAIERPMVFPANDRPGIMLASAARLYLNHYGVAVGERVGVYCAHDSAYEAAFDLKRAGVKVVAIVDSRAEPGPGLAEMAKALDIKLLTHHTVTGTRGRLRVRSMRVKAKDGGRTRDYAIDALITSAGWTPSVHLFSQSRGKLVFDAEHERFVPGTHVQNAVSVGACNGTDAIAALVAEAAAEGGGFAEIAAENQFAWTGGMLGEDETAASHAKAFIDYQHDVCAKDIRQAVHEGMASIEHIKRFTTNGMASDQGKLSNMHGLAIAAEVLDRPIPEVGLTTFRQPFTPVSFGTLVGHSRDELFDPARKTPMYDWAERQGAAFEDVGNWKRAWYFPRAGETKEDAVNRECRTARQAAGVFDASTLGKIEVVGPDAEAFMNLMYSNAWSTLKPGKCRYGLMLREDGYVYDDGVVGRLADDRFHVTTTTGGAPRVLNLMEDYLQTEFPHLNVWLTSTTEQWAVIAVQGPKAREIVAPFVEGVDIANEAFPHMSLAECMVCGVPARLFRVSFTGELGFEINVPADYGAAVWETIFERAQGLGGCAYGTETMHVLRAEKGYIVVGQDTDGTVTPYDLGMGWAVSKKKADFVGIRGLKRPDLVAGGRKQLVGLTVKNNPRLVLEEGAQIVADANAAKPVPMLGHVTSAYWSENLQSGIAMAVVKDGHQLKGTTLYVPMPGRSIAVEVVDPIFYDKEGARIHG, from the coding sequence ATGAGCGGCGCGTTCCGCATTGCCGGCAAGGGGCGGCTGACGCCGGCAAAGACCGTCCGTTTCTCCTTCGACGGCAAGACCTATACTGCGCTCGAGGGCGACACGCTGGCTTCGGCACTGCTCGCCAACGGCATCCATCTTGTCGGCCGTTCCTACAAGTATCACCGCCCGCGCGGCTTCCTGACGGCGGGCTCGGAAGAGCCTAACGCGCTATTCGATATCGCCCGCGACAGCGCAAGGCGGCAGCCGAATGTGCGCGGCCCGGTGCAGGAGGTGTTCGACGGCATGAAGGCGGGCTCGCAGAACCGCTGGCCATCGCTCTCCTTCGATGTTGGCGCGGTCAACGATTTCCTGTCGCCGTTCCTGATCGCCGGCTTCTACTACAAGACCTTCATGTGGCCGCGTGCGGCCTGGCACAAGCTCTATGAGCCGGCGATCCGCCGAGCGGCGGGCCTCGGGGAAGCGCCGAAGGAAGAGGATCCGGATCATTATGCCTGCCGCTATATCCACTGCGACGTGCTGGTGGTCGGCGCCGGTCTGGCCGGGCTGACGGCCGCGCTGTCGGCTGCACGTACCGGCAAGGACGTCATCCTCTGCGACGAGAAGCCTGAGCCGGGCGGGGCGCTGCAATATGAAAGCGAGACCACGATCGATGGCCAACCGGGCTATCAGTGGGCGATCGATACGCTGAACGTGCTCGAAAGCATGCCGAATGTCCGCTATCTGCCGCGCACGACAGCGTTCGGCTACTACAATCACAATTTCCTCGGGCTTGCCGAACGGCTGACCGATCATCTGCCGAGTGCCAAGGCCGATGGGCCGCGCGAGCGGCTCTGGCAGGTACGCGCCGAAAAGGTGGTGCTTGCGACCGGCGCCATCGAGCGGCCGATGGTGTTTCCGGCCAATGACCGGCCGGGTATCATGCTGGCCTCGGCCGCGCGGCTCTATCTCAATCACTATGGCGTTGCCGTCGGTGAGCGGGTCGGCGTCTACTGCGCCCATGATTCCGCCTATGAGGCGGCGTTCGACCTGAAGCGGGCCGGCGTGAAAGTGGTGGCGATCGTCGACAGCCGTGCCGAGCCGGGCCCCGGCCTTGCCGAAATGGCGAAAGCGCTCGACATCAAGCTTCTCACTCACCACACCGTCACCGGCACCAGGGGGCGGCTCAGGGTCAGGTCCATGCGGGTGAAGGCGAAGGATGGCGGCAGGACGCGGGATTACGCGATCGACGCGCTGATCACCTCGGCCGGCTGGACGCCGTCGGTGCACCTGTTCTCGCAGTCGCGCGGCAAGCTGGTGTTCGATGCCGAGCATGAACGCTTCGTGCCCGGCACCCATGTCCAGAACGCAGTCTCGGTCGGCGCCTGCAACGGCACGGACGCGATTGCGGCGCTGGTGGCGGAGGCGGCTGCCGAAGGCGGCGGCTTTGCCGAGATTGCGGCCGAGAACCAGTTTGCCTGGACCGGCGGCATGCTCGGCGAAGACGAGACCGCCGCAAGCCACGCCAAGGCCTTCATCGACTATCAGCACGATGTCTGCGCCAAGGATATCCGTCAGGCCGTGCATGAGGGCATGGCCTCGATCGAGCACATCAAGCGCTTCACCACCAATGGCATGGCCTCCGATCAGGGCAAGCTTTCCAACATGCACGGTCTAGCGATTGCGGCGGAAGTGCTCGACCGACCGATCCCCGAAGTGGGCCTCACGACCTTCCGCCAGCCTTTCACGCCGGTGAGCTTCGGCACGCTGGTCGGCCATTCGCGGGACGAGCTCTTCGATCCGGCGCGCAAGACGCCGATGTATGATTGGGCGGAAAGGCAGGGCGCCGCCTTCGAGGATGTCGGAAACTGGAAGCGTGCCTGGTATTTTCCCCGCGCAGGCGAGACCAAGGAGGATGCCGTCAACCGCGAATGCCGGACGGCGCGGCAGGCGGCCGGGGTGTTCGATGCCTCGACGCTCGGCAAGATCGAGGTCGTCGGCCCGGATGCCGAAGCCTTCATGAACCTGATGTATTCCAACGCCTGGTCGACGCTGAAGCCCGGCAAGTGCCGCTATGGCCTGATGCTGCGCGAGGACGGCTATGTCTATGACGACGGTGTCGTCGGCAGGCTGGCCGACGACCGCTTCCATGTGACGACGACGACCGGCGGTGCGCCGCGTGTTCTGAATCTGATGGAAGACTATCTGCAAACCGAGTTCCCGCATCTGAATGTCTGGCTGACCTCAACCACGGAGCAGTGGGCGGTGATTGCGGTGCAGGGGCCGAAGGCGCGCGAGATCGTCGCCCCGTTTGTCGAGGGCGTCGATATTGCAAACGAGGCCTTCCCGCATATGAGCCTCGCCGAATGCATGGTCTGCGGCGTCCCGGCGCGGTTGTTCCGGGTCTCGTTCACGGGCGAACTCGGCTTCGAGATCAATGTGCCGGCCGATTACGGCGCCGCCGTCTGGGAGACGATCTTCGAACGGGCGCAGGGCCTTGGCGGCTGTGCCTATGGTACCGAGACCATGCATGTGCTGCGCGCCGAGAAGGGGTATATCGTCGTCGGTCAGGACACTGACGGCACAGTGACCCCTTATGATCTTGGCATGGGCTGGGCGGTGTCGAAGAAGAAGGCCGATTTCGTCGGTATACGCGGCCTGAAACGCCCGGACCTTGTGGCCGGCGGCCGCAAGCAGCTCGTCGGGCTGACGGTCAAGAACAATCCTCGGCTGGTGCTGGAGGAGGGCGCGCAGATCGTTGCCGATGCGAATGCGGCAAAGCCGGTGCCGATGCTCGGCCACGTCACCTCGGCCTACTGGTCGGAGAACCTGCAAAGCGGGATCGCCATGGCGGTCGTCAAGGATGGCCATCAGCTGAAGGGCACGACGCTCTATGTCCCGATGCCCGGTCGCTCGATCGCCGTCGAGGTGGTCGATCCGATATTCTATGACAAGGAAGGAGCCCGCATCCATGGCTGA
- a CDS encoding sarcosine oxidase subunit delta encodes MLLIHCPYCGEARSELEFAAAGEAHIARPENIAEISDEDFANYFFMRSNPKGLHFERWRHIRGCGRFFNAARDTVTDRFVATYRAGEPKPAELQGEGR; translated from the coding sequence ATGCTGCTCATTCATTGTCCCTATTGTGGTGAGGCGCGGAGCGAACTGGAATTCGCCGCCGCCGGCGAGGCCCATATCGCCCGGCCGGAGAATATCGCCGAGATCTCCGACGAGGATTTCGCCAACTATTTCTTCATGCGCAGCAATCCGAAGGGCCTGCATTTCGAGCGCTGGCGCCATATCCGCGGCTGCGGCCGGTTCTTCAACGCCGCCCGCGATACGGTGACCGATCGTTTTGTCGCGACATACAGGGCCGGCGAGCCGAAGCCTGCCGAACTTCAGGGAGAAGGCCGATGA
- a CDS encoding alpha/beta fold hydrolase, with product MLWNVSERAETSAGTVAWGRAGEGPPLVLAHGWPWSSYSWHCLVLPLSRAYTVYWYDMPGFGRSDKNPEQATGLDVQGQVFREMLEFWQIDEPTVFAHDFGGAVTLRAHLLHDVAYHELILMNVVALSPWGSDFFDHVGRHVDAFTPLPPHIHAAIVGAYIKGALVSDIDAHDLRELVSPWLTPEGHVSFYRQFAQADDRFTDEFADRLGRIDCPVAVLWGEQDPWIPIKRGHVLAGKIGVGLHPIPGVGHMPQLEAPRAVLDALNAIPGALPGLKGN from the coding sequence ATGCTCTGGAACGTCAGCGAAAGGGCAGAGACCAGCGCCGGAACGGTGGCCTGGGGCCGTGCGGGCGAGGGACCGCCGCTCGTGCTCGCCCATGGCTGGCCGTGGTCGTCCTATTCCTGGCATTGCCTCGTTCTGCCGCTTTCAAGGGCCTACACCGTCTACTGGTATGACATGCCCGGCTTCGGACGCTCCGACAAGAACCCGGAGCAGGCTACCGGGCTTGACGTTCAGGGACAGGTGTTCAGGGAAATGCTGGAATTCTGGCAGATCGACGAACCCACCGTCTTCGCCCATGATTTCGGTGGCGCGGTGACGCTTCGCGCGCATCTGCTTCATGATGTCGCCTATCACGAGCTCATCTTGATGAATGTCGTGGCGCTGAGCCCGTGGGGATCGGATTTCTTCGATCATGTCGGTCGCCATGTGGATGCCTTCACTCCGCTTCCGCCGCATATCCATGCCGCGATTGTGGGAGCCTACATCAAGGGTGCCCTTGTCAGCGACATCGATGCTCACGACCTGCGCGAACTGGTTTCCCCGTGGCTCACGCCGGAAGGGCATGTCAGTTTCTACCGGCAGTTTGCCCAGGCCGACGACCGTTTCACCGACGAATTCGCCGACAGGCTCGGGCGGATCGATTGCCCGGTCGCGGTGCTGTGGGGCGAGCAGGATCCGTGGATCCCGATCAAGCGCGGTCACGTGCTGGCGGGCAAGATCGGGGTGGGCCTGCATCCGATCCCCGGCGTCGGCCACATGCCGCAACTCGAGGCTCCGCGCGCTGTTCTCGATGCTCTCAATGCGATACCCGGCGCCCTGCCCGGACTGAAGGGAAACTGA